GTCGGATACCTTCTGGCTGCTGCGGGCCCCTTTTTGGTCGGTGCGGCATTCGGAAAGGTAGGCAGTTGGCCACCAATCTTGGTTGTCCTAGCCTGTACCTCGGTGCTCTTGGTTGCATCCGGTCTGGTAGCAACCCGAGATCGTTTTATCGACAACGAACTGAGATAACTCCGCGAGTTGCCGATCTTCACTGTCTCCACTGACAAGTGTGTCAGTCTGGGAACGCAAACCGGCCGCTCAAATCGATACCAACGCACTCCCAAGCTGACACAAATGCGGGGCCATCTGAGCTCACGGATTCTGCCGACTTGTCGGCCACTAGTACGATTGTGACATGAGTATCTCTAACCTCGTCCCTCTTCCCAAGTCTTTCAAGTCGATCAACGGCCCGTATTTTCGAGCTGATACTGCAGCGGTCAACGGCGCGGATGAACTGGCGGCAATGATCGAAAGGGCCAAGCTCGCGATAGCCGGACCTGGAACTCCCGGTTCGGGGACGGGAATGATCGAACTGACCGTCGACCCCGAGTTTTATTCGGTCTATCCGGACCTGACGGATTCCATGGGAAAGCCGACGGAGGAAGCCTACCGAATCTCGGTAGGAGAGAACCTCGTACAACTCTCGGCCCCCTCGACCAAAGGCCTAGCACGCGCGATCGCAACGCTCACTCAACTCGTCGAAACAAACCGGGATGGCAGCCTTGGAATCCCGCAGTGTGTTGTTGAGGACGCCCCCAGGTACTCCTGGCGGGGGATCTCAATGGATGTTTCACGTAGCTTTTACACGATCGACGAAATGAAGACGCTGGTTGATCTGCTGGCGTTCTACCGCATGAACACGTTGCATCTGCATCTGTCGGACGATCAGGGGTGGCGCCTGGAGGTTCCGTCTCTGCCTCGCCTCACCGAGATCTCGGGAATGACCGCGGGCGAAGGTGGACGGAGCGGTTTCTACAGCACGGAGCAGTTCGCGGACCTGGTTCAGTACGCCTCGGATCATGGAGTCACTGTGATCCCAGAGTTTGATGTTCCAGGCCATACCAATGCAGCAACGCATGCGTACGGGGAACTGATGCCGGACGGGGAGCCGACTGACGCCTATGCGGGCACAAAAGTCGGATTCAGTAAGCTATACCCTGGCGTACCTTTCACCAAAGAGTTCATGATCGATGTCTTTGAAGTCGCAGCCCTTGCCGGTAACGGTGAGTACGTTCATATCGGGGGCGACGAGGCTCTTGAACAGAGCGCGGAAGACTACAAACTTCTAGTTGAGCAAGCGGCAGCGGCCGTTGCCCAGACCGGAAAGAAGGTCGTTGGCTGGCAAGAATCTGGTGGCGCTGAACTGCCTCCGGACTCAGTGGTGCAGTACTGGAACAGTAACGTCGATCCGGCTCCCGTTCTCGACGCAGTTGCAAATGGCCACGGCGTACTGATGTCACCGGCACCGCACGCTTACTTCGACATGATGTACAACGAATCGACACCCTATGGTCAGGACTGGGCCGGGCTGATCGAGCTGCCGAAATCCTATCTGTGGGATCCAGCTAAACAGCTGGCCGGTGTCGATGAGGAACACATTGTTGGGGTCGAGGCAGGAATGTGGACGGAACGGATTCGCACCCTTGATGAGTTGATGTACATGCTACTGCCCCGAATTCCTGCCCTCGCCGAGGTTGGTTGGACCGCGCAGGAGTCGCGAGATTGGGATGACTTCCGTTCTCGGATTGCTGACCATCCTGAGTACTGGGACAGCGCCGAACTGAGATGGCACCGCTCCCCGGAAGTTGACTGGAAGCACTAGGGCGTCGCCCCAAGCCCGCACTGGTTTGCCAATCACATCGGGGTCATTTAGCCGTGATTTCGCGGCGTGTCAGACCCTTATCTGATTGGCAAACCGCTTAGGGGAGGGCTCTAACACGCACCGAGAGGCAAGTAACGCAGCCTTCAAGCTTCTCAAACTCTGTCATGGGGGTCGTAGTAACGGTGTATCCAAGGTTGCGCAGTAAGTCCGCGGTCTTGGGCGCCGAAGCAGACATGACCAGCTCGGTATCGCTCAGACAAACGACTGCCGTCCCATGTTCCTCCGGGACCGGAAGGAAGCGTGGGAAGATCGCCGGGTTGTCAACGAAGTCCGGATAGCCAATTACCGTTCCATCTGGCAGTGCGGTTACCGCCGTCTTGAGGTGAAGAACCTTAGTTACGGGAACCGCCACAACCTCTGCCCCAAGGGGCGCGAGGATACTCCGCATCTGTGCGATCCCCTCGGCGTTGGTGCGACCACCGCGGCCAATGTATACGGTGTCTCCGACCTTCAGAATGTCGCCTCCGTCGACCGTACCGGGAGCCTTGATCTGATTGAGTGAGCATCCAAGCTCTGCCGCTACATCACGGGTCCCGTAAATCTCAGGCTTTCGGGAATCGGCTCCTGGCCTGGTCGAAACCGCGACGTTCCGAAACATGAGTACCGTATCCTCAACGAAAACTGCATCTGGACAGTCATCAGCCGGTGCCACTTCAATGGTCTGCCACCCATGCGCCTGCAGAATGGCAACGTAGGCCTCCCACTGCTGGATCGCAAGGGGAAGATCAACCTCGACCTTCTCAATGTTGTCAGTGAGTCCCTCGTTCAAACGGGGACCGGGGCGGCGAACCAAAGCGATTTTGGACATTAATGAGACTCCTATGATGACGACTACTCTATTGTGGCTACTTTTCTATCTCAGCGCGAAAAGACAAAGAATCGCTACGACCCGAGTTCCCCCGCATCGTGACGTCGCTGCAAATCCGAGTTCTTCCTCGACCAGAGGAAATAGAACGACAGCGCTATGATCATCCAGATCGCGAAGGCAGTCCAAGTGACAGTTCCGAGCCCGTGCATAACATACAGGCAAGCGACAATCGAAAGGATTGGTGTGAGCGGATAAAGAGGAACCTTGAAGCCTCGCTTCAGGTCAGGCGCGGTCCTACGGAGCACCATCACTCCGATCGAAACCAGAAGGAACGCTGAAAGCGTGCCGATAGAGGTCATATCCGCCAGGATGCCAATCGGAAGGAACCCCGCAAGAATCGAGACAGCGATTGCCACAACCCAAGTGTTGACTGTAGGAACGCGGGTCTTAGGGTGAACCCGCGAGAACGCCTTTGGAAGCAAACCGTCTCTTCCCATTGAGTAGAGGATACGGGTCTGGCCATAGAGGCAGATAAGCGTTACGGAAAAGATCGAGATTACCGCACCCAGAGCCAATATCGTGCCGGGCCAGGATGACCCGGTAACGTTTTCGACGATCTGAGCCAAGCCGGCCTGTTGTCCCTCGAACAGTGTCCAGTGTTGGGCTCCCAGAG
The sequence above is a segment of the Actinomycetaceae bacterium MB13-C1-2 genome. Coding sequences within it:
- a CDS encoding family 20 glycosylhydrolase, which produces MSISNLVPLPKSFKSINGPYFRADTAAVNGADELAAMIERAKLAIAGPGTPGSGTGMIELTVDPEFYSVYPDLTDSMGKPTEEAYRISVGENLVQLSAPSTKGLARAIATLTQLVETNRDGSLGIPQCVVEDAPRYSWRGISMDVSRSFYTIDEMKTLVDLLAFYRMNTLHLHLSDDQGWRLEVPSLPRLTEISGMTAGEGGRSGFYSTEQFADLVQYASDHGVTVIPEFDVPGHTNAATHAYGELMPDGEPTDAYAGTKVGFSKLYPGVPFTKEFMIDVFEVAALAGNGEYVHIGGDEALEQSAEDYKLLVEQAAAAVAQTGKKVVGWQESGGAELPPDSVVQYWNSNVDPAPVLDAVANGHGVLMSPAPHAYFDMMYNESTPYGQDWAGLIELPKSYLWDPAKQLAGVDEEHIVGVEAGMWTERIRTLDELMYMLLPRIPALAEVGWTAQESRDWDDFRSRIADHPEYWDSAELRWHRSPEVDWKH
- a CDS encoding arginine deiminase family protein codes for the protein MSKIALVRRPGPRLNEGLTDNIEKVEVDLPLAIQQWEAYVAILQAHGWQTIEVAPADDCPDAVFVEDTVLMFRNVAVSTRPGADSRKPEIYGTRDVAAELGCSLNQIKAPGTVDGGDILKVGDTVYIGRGGRTNAEGIAQMRSILAPLGAEVVAVPVTKVLHLKTAVTALPDGTVIGYPDFVDNPAIFPRFLPVPEEHGTAVVCLSDTELVMSASAPKTADLLRNLGYTVTTTPMTEFEKLEGCVTCLSVRVRALP